In one Spirosoma rigui genomic region, the following are encoded:
- a CDS encoding endo-1,4-beta-xylanase yields MKPQTLFSVPVLLGATLLLGTALVPQAPEPTLKDAYKNYFPIGVAVAPRNLTGPESELIIQQFNSVTPENSMKMGPIHPEENRYNWTDTDAIVDFAQKNGIKVRGHNLCWHNQTPRWFFTDADGKQVTKDVLLARLQKHISDVAGRYKGKIYAWDVVNEAVPDTGSGMYRKSKFYEIIGEDYIQKAFEYAHAADPTAQLYYNDYNTENATKRERIYQLVKKLKANGVPIHGVGLQGHWSIYEPTKQELEESINRFASLGLKVQITELDVSVYPKEHERREKRPTDKSEYTPEMVEKQATHYKMLFDVFRKHKNAITNVTFWNVSDKTSWLDNFPVPGRKDYPLLFDQNYQPKKAYAGVVRF; encoded by the coding sequence ATGAAACCACAAACACTCTTTTCGGTCCCCGTGCTGCTGGGCGCTACGCTCCTGCTGGGAACGGCCCTCGTGCCGCAGGCCCCCGAGCCTACGCTCAAGGATGCTTACAAGAACTATTTTCCCATTGGCGTCGCCGTAGCCCCGCGCAACCTGACGGGGCCGGAATCGGAGCTGATCATTCAGCAGTTCAACAGCGTTACGCCGGAAAATTCGATGAAAATGGGACCTATTCACCCCGAAGAGAACCGGTACAACTGGACCGATACCGACGCCATCGTCGACTTCGCCCAGAAGAACGGTATCAAGGTGCGGGGCCATAACCTGTGCTGGCACAACCAGACGCCCCGCTGGTTCTTCACCGACGCAGACGGCAAGCAGGTAACGAAAGACGTGCTGCTGGCACGTCTGCAAAAGCATATCAGCGACGTCGCCGGTCGGTATAAGGGCAAAATTTACGCCTGGGATGTGGTCAACGAGGCCGTACCCGATACGGGCAGCGGTATGTACCGGAAGTCGAAGTTCTACGAGATCATCGGCGAAGACTATATCCAGAAAGCGTTTGAATACGCCCACGCTGCCGACCCGACCGCCCAGTTGTATTATAATGATTACAACACCGAGAATGCAACAAAGCGCGAACGTATCTACCAGCTGGTAAAGAAGCTGAAGGCCAACGGCGTACCCATCCACGGTGTTGGTTTGCAGGGACACTGGTCCATTTACGAACCGACGAAACAGGAACTGGAAGAATCTATCAACCGCTTTGCCAGCCTGGGACTGAAGGTACAGATCACCGAACTGGACGTATCGGTTTACCCGAAGGAGCACGAACGCCGGGAGAAGCGCCCCACTGACAAGAGCGAGTATACGCCCGAGATGGTTGAGAAACAGGCCACGCACTACAAGATGCTGTTCGACGTGTTCCGGAAGCACAAGAACGCCATCACGAACGTGACGTTCTGGAACGTATCGGATAAAACGTCGTGGCTCGACAATTTTCCCGTGCCGGGCCGCAAGGACTATCCCCTGCTGTTCGACCAGAACTACCAGCCCAAGAAAGCCTACGCCGGCGTGGTTCGGTTTTAG
- a CDS encoding NUDIX hydrolase, with protein sequence MIDQYKQQHPYLVALDSIIFGFDGEQLKVLLVKRGVEEQTWSLMGGWLQPDESLEQAAARILFELTGLTNVYLEQLNAFGDPHRDPIARTISVAYFSLVKVGDYESKISETHQARWFSIYDLPPLLFDHGDMVDLAIKRLRYIAALHPTGFELLPEKFTIPQLKKLYDAIYNTEFDKRNFSRKILSTNLLIKLDEKQKGFSKRGAFFYQVDMPKYQQLTNSFLNVIPSPDTMNW encoded by the coding sequence ATGATAGACCAGTACAAACAGCAACACCCTTATCTAGTCGCGTTGGATTCCATTATTTTCGGTTTCGACGGCGAACAACTAAAAGTACTGCTGGTCAAGCGCGGGGTAGAAGAACAGACATGGTCGCTCATGGGCGGCTGGCTCCAGCCCGACGAAAGTCTGGAACAGGCCGCAGCCCGGATTCTGTTTGAGCTGACGGGCCTGACCAATGTCTACCTCGAACAGCTTAATGCGTTTGGCGACCCCCACCGCGACCCCATTGCCCGCACCATTTCGGTTGCGTACTTCTCGCTGGTGAAAGTAGGCGACTACGAGTCGAAAATCTCCGAGACGCATCAGGCGCGCTGGTTTTCCATCTACGATCTGCCCCCGCTGCTGTTCGATCACGGCGATATGGTTGACCTCGCTATCAAGCGACTTCGCTACATTGCCGCCCTTCACCCGACCGGCTTTGAGTTGCTGCCCGAAAAGTTTACGATCCCTCAACTCAAAAAACTCTACGATGCGATCTACAACACCGAGTTCGACAAACGGAATTTCAGCCGCAAGATCCTGTCGACCAACCTGCTGATCAAACTGGATGAGAAACAGAAGGGATTTTCCAAACGCGGGGCATTCTTCTACCAGGTCGACATGCCCAAATACCAGCAGCTGACCAACTCCTTCCTGAACGTTATTCCCAGCCCGGATACAATGAACTGGTAG
- a CDS encoding thiamine phosphate synthase yields MTIPPLQYITTRPDQAEAACRAGIDWVQLRVKDRSYADWKALALETLAVCRQYNARLIINDNVALAGEVGADGVHVGLTDMPVAEARRMLGPAVLIGGTANTLDHIRLHHDAGADYVGLGPFRFTSTKEKLSPILGLDGYRQLLTACRRDGILLPVVAIGGITLADVPAILQQGVSGIAVSQAISGDIATQVPAFRDAIGSVWLSSTVDN; encoded by the coding sequence ATGACCATACCCCCACTACAGTACATAACCACCCGGCCCGATCAGGCCGAAGCGGCTTGCCGGGCCGGCATCGACTGGGTGCAGCTCCGCGTCAAGGACCGGTCCTATGCCGATTGGAAGGCGCTGGCGCTCGAAACGCTGGCCGTCTGCCGGCAGTACAACGCCCGGCTGATCATCAACGACAACGTAGCGCTGGCGGGAGAGGTCGGGGCCGATGGCGTACACGTGGGCCTTACCGACATGCCCGTTGCCGAAGCTCGTCGGATGCTGGGACCGGCCGTGCTGATTGGCGGCACGGCCAACACCCTGGACCACATCCGGCTTCACCACGACGCCGGTGCCGACTACGTCGGACTGGGTCCTTTCCGGTTCACGAGCACCAAAGAGAAGCTAAGCCCCATCCTCGGGCTGGACGGCTACCGGCAGCTATTGACGGCCTGCAGGCGGGACGGCATTTTGCTCCCCGTTGTAGCCATTGGCGGTATAACCCTGGCCGACGTACCGGCTATTCTGCAACAGGGCGTATCCGGCATTGCCGTTTCCCAGGCTATCTCCGGCGACATCGCGACGCAGGTACCGGCTTTCCGGGATGCCATTGGATCGGTCTGGCTTTCCTCAACTGTTGATAACTGA
- the thiC gene encoding phosphomethylpyrimidine synthase ThiC produces MSQRTEKLPAQQTITREPLTGSRKIYVPGQLYDIRVAMREIVVSDTISRVSSRESRTPNASVTVYDTSGPYTDPSVTIDLKKGLHRLREPWIRDRNDVEELTDFSSDYGRQRLADASLDTLRFEHMRKPLRAKPGQNVSQLHYARRGIITPEMEYIAIRENQRIDALPVVDPLNAQHPGNSFGANTPKGHITAEFVRQEVAAGRAIIPANINHPESEPMIIGRNFLVKINTNIGNSVVTSSIEEEVEKAVWSCRWGGDTLMDLSTGKNIHETREWIIRNCPVPVGTVPIYQALEKVNGKAEDLTWELFRDTLIEQAEQGVDYFTIHAGVRLRYIPLTAKRVTGIVSRGGSILAKWCLAHHRENFLYTHFEEICAIMKAYDVAFSLGDGLRPGSIADANDVAQFAELETLGELTKIAWKHDVQVMIEGPGHVPMHLIKANMEKQLEHCDEAPFYTLGPLTTDIAPGYDHITSAIGAAMIGWYGTAMLCYVTPKEHLGLPNKQDVKDGVITYKIAAHAADLAKGHPGAQYRDNALSKARFEFRWDDQFNLSLDPDTARAYHDETLPAEGAKIAHFCSMCGPNFCSMKITQDVRDYAEQQGLLEADALDKAMEAKSKEFIEQGAQIYQ; encoded by the coding sequence ATGAGCCAGCGAACTGAAAAACTGCCCGCACAGCAGACCATCACGCGTGAACCCCTCACCGGATCCCGTAAAATCTACGTACCCGGCCAGCTGTACGACATCCGGGTCGCCATGCGGGAGATCGTCGTTTCCGACACCATCAGCCGGGTGAGCAGCCGGGAGTCCCGCACGCCCAACGCCAGCGTCACCGTCTACGACACCAGCGGGCCCTATACCGACCCATCGGTGACGATCGACCTCAAAAAAGGCCTGCACCGTCTGCGCGAACCCTGGATTCGTGACCGCAACGATGTCGAAGAACTCACCGATTTCTCGTCCGACTACGGTCGCCAGCGCCTGGCCGATGCTAGTCTGGACACCCTCCGGTTCGAGCACATGCGCAAACCACTGCGCGCCAAACCGGGCCAGAACGTATCGCAGCTGCACTACGCCCGCCGGGGTATCATCACCCCCGAGATGGAGTACATCGCCATTCGGGAAAACCAGCGGATCGATGCGCTGCCGGTAGTCGACCCGCTCAACGCGCAGCATCCGGGCAACAGTTTCGGGGCCAACACGCCCAAAGGCCACATTACGGCTGAGTTCGTTCGGCAGGAGGTGGCCGCCGGGCGGGCCATCATCCCGGCCAATATCAACCACCCGGAAAGCGAACCCATGATCATTGGCCGCAACTTTCTGGTGAAGATCAATACCAACATCGGCAACTCGGTGGTTACGTCGAGCATCGAAGAAGAGGTGGAGAAAGCCGTGTGGAGCTGCCGCTGGGGGGGCGATACGCTGATGGACCTGTCGACGGGCAAGAACATTCACGAGACCCGCGAGTGGATCATCCGCAACTGCCCGGTGCCGGTGGGTACGGTGCCCATTTACCAGGCGCTTGAAAAGGTGAACGGCAAAGCCGAAGACCTGACCTGGGAGTTGTTCCGCGATACGCTCATCGAGCAGGCCGAGCAGGGCGTCGATTACTTCACCATCCACGCGGGTGTGCGGCTACGGTACATTCCCCTGACGGCCAAACGCGTAACGGGTATCGTCTCGCGGGGCGGCAGTATCCTGGCCAAATGGTGCCTGGCCCACCACCGGGAGAATTTCCTCTATACCCACTTCGAGGAGATCTGCGCTATTATGAAAGCCTACGACGTGGCGTTTTCGCTGGGCGATGGCCTGCGACCCGGCTCCATTGCCGACGCCAACGACGTGGCCCAGTTCGCCGAGCTGGAAACGCTGGGCGAACTGACCAAAATTGCCTGGAAACACGATGTGCAGGTCATGATTGAAGGACCCGGCCACGTACCCATGCACCTCATCAAAGCGAACATGGAGAAGCAGCTTGAACACTGCGACGAAGCACCGTTTTACACCCTCGGGCCGCTGACGACCGATATTGCGCCGGGTTACGACCACATTACGTCGGCCATTGGCGCGGCCATGATCGGCTGGTATGGAACGGCCATGCTCTGCTACGTTACCCCCAAGGAACATTTGGGTCTACCCAACAAGCAGGACGTGAAAGACGGGGTCATCACCTACAAGATTGCCGCCCACGCGGCCGATCTGGCCAAAGGACACCCGGGGGCGCAGTACCGCGATAATGCCCTGAGCAAAGCTCGCTTCGAGTTCCGGTGGGACGATCAGTTCAACCTGTCCCTCGACCCCGATACGGCCCGCGCCTACCACGACGAGACCCTGCCCGCCGAAGGGGCCAAGATCGCTCACTTCTGTTCCATGTGTGGTCCTAACTTCTGCTCGATGAAAATCACCCAGGACGTACGCGACTATGCCGAACAGCAGGGCCTGCTCGAAGCGGATGCCCTTGATAAAGCGATGGAAGCCAAGTCGAAAGAATTTATTGAACAGGGAGCCCAGATCTATCAATGA
- a CDS encoding thiazole synthase — protein MTTSPLQIADKTFSSRLFTGTGKFSSTTQMEDALLASGSELVTVALKRVNVADTSDDTLLHLSAPHIHLLPNTSGVRTAREAVFAAQLAREALETNWLKLEIHPDPRYLLPDPIETLQAADELVKLGFVVLPYIHADPVLCKRLEEVGVAAVMPLGAPIGSNRGLRTLDFLEIIIEQSKVPVVIDAGIGAPSHAAAAMELGADAVLVNTAIAVADNPVQMAVAFKLAVEAGRLAYEARLGSTSVMAVASSPFTAFLED, from the coding sequence ATGACGACCTCCCCCTTACAGATTGCGGACAAAACTTTTTCGTCGCGGCTGTTTACCGGCACCGGCAAGTTCAGCTCAACCACCCAGATGGAAGACGCGCTGCTGGCGTCGGGTTCCGAACTGGTGACGGTCGCGCTGAAGCGGGTCAACGTAGCCGATACCAGCGATGATACGCTGCTGCACCTGTCGGCACCCCACATCCATCTGTTACCCAACACCTCGGGTGTGCGAACGGCGCGCGAAGCGGTCTTTGCCGCCCAACTCGCCCGCGAAGCCCTCGAAACCAACTGGCTCAAGCTGGAGATCCACCCCGACCCGCGCTACCTCCTCCCCGACCCGATTGAAACGCTGCAAGCCGCCGATGAGCTGGTCAAACTCGGTTTCGTGGTGCTGCCCTACATCCATGCCGACCCGGTGCTGTGCAAGCGACTGGAAGAAGTAGGCGTGGCTGCGGTGATGCCGCTGGGTGCTCCCATTGGCTCCAACCGGGGGTTGCGGACGCTGGACTTCCTCGAAATCATCATCGAGCAGAGCAAAGTACCCGTTGTAATCGATGCCGGTATTGGCGCACCATCTCACGCGGCTGCGGCTATGGAGCTCGGTGCTGATGCCGTACTCGTCAATACCGCCATTGCCGTTGCCGACAACCCGGTTCAGATGGCCGTTGCGTTCAAGCTGGCCGTTGAAGCCGGTCGGCTGGCGTACGAGGCCCGGCTGGGCAGCACGTCGGTGATGGCCGTAGCCAGTAGTCCCTTCACCGCTTTTCTGGAAGACTGA
- the xylA gene encoding xylose isomerase — MANIITGDQEYFKGIGAIPYEGVQSKNPLAFKWYNPDQMINGQSMRDHMRFAISYWHTFTGTGGDPFGPGTRVFPWDANSDANVRAKAKMDAAFEFITKIGAPYYCFHDIDLVDEGDSASEYETRLQAIVDYAKQKQQASGVKLLWGTANAFSNPRYMNGASTNPDFSVVAYAGTQVKNALDATIALGGANYVFWGGREGYMSLLNTNMKRETEHLAQFLTIARDYARKQGFTGTFFIEPKPMEPTKHQYDYDAATVIGFLRQYGLDKDFQLNIEVNHATLAGHTFDHELQVAADAGMLGSIDANRGDNQNGWDTDQFPINLYELTEAMLVIQQAGGIKPGGINFDAKVRRNSTDFEDLFVAHISGMDAFARAYITADKILKESDYLKFRSERYASFDQGLGNDFELGKLTLEDLRNYTIQNGEPQMRSGKQEWLESIINQYI; from the coding sequence ATGGCAAACATTATCACCGGCGATCAGGAGTATTTTAAAGGGATTGGCGCCATCCCCTACGAAGGTGTTCAGTCAAAAAATCCGCTGGCGTTCAAATGGTACAATCCCGACCAGATGATCAACGGCCAGTCCATGCGCGACCACATGCGGTTTGCCATCAGCTACTGGCACACGTTCACCGGTACGGGCGGTGACCCGTTCGGGCCGGGTACGCGGGTGTTCCCCTGGGATGCCAACAGCGATGCCAACGTTCGGGCCAAGGCGAAGATGGACGCAGCATTTGAGTTCATCACCAAAATTGGTGCACCTTATTACTGCTTCCACGACATCGACCTGGTCGATGAAGGGGATTCGGCCAGCGAGTACGAAACACGGCTGCAAGCCATTGTCGACTACGCCAAGCAGAAACAGCAGGCCAGTGGCGTAAAGCTGTTGTGGGGAACGGCCAACGCCTTCTCCAACCCGCGCTACATGAACGGAGCCTCAACCAACCCCGATTTCTCGGTGGTAGCCTACGCCGGTACGCAGGTAAAAAATGCCCTCGACGCTACGATTGCACTGGGGGGTGCCAACTACGTATTCTGGGGTGGCCGTGAGGGGTATATGTCGCTGCTCAACACCAACATGAAGCGCGAAACCGAGCACCTGGCCCAGTTCCTGACCATTGCCCGCGACTACGCCCGTAAGCAGGGATTCACCGGCACGTTCTTCATCGAGCCCAAGCCGATGGAGCCTACCAAGCACCAGTACGACTACGATGCCGCTACCGTTATCGGTTTCCTGCGTCAGTATGGTCTGGACAAGGATTTCCAGCTGAATATTGAAGTGAACCACGCCACGCTGGCCGGGCATACGTTCGACCACGAGCTGCAGGTAGCCGCCGACGCGGGTATGCTGGGCAGCATCGATGCCAACCGGGGTGACAACCAGAACGGCTGGGATACTGACCAGTTCCCGATCAACCTCTACGAACTCACGGAGGCCATGCTGGTCATTCAGCAGGCGGGTGGTATCAAGCCGGGCGGTATCAACTTCGACGCCAAAGTACGCCGGAACTCTACCGACTTTGAAGATCTGTTCGTGGCTCACATCAGCGGTATGGACGCCTTCGCGCGGGCCTATATCACCGCCGACAAGATTCTGAAAGAGTCTGACTACCTGAAATTCCGGAGCGAGCGGTATGCCTCGTTCGATCAGGGCCTGGGCAACGATTTCGAGCTGGGCAAGCTGACCCTCGAAGACCTGCGGAACTACACCATCCAGAATGGTGAGCCCCAGATGCGGAGCGGCAAGCAGGAGTGGCTCGAAAGCATCATTAACCAGTACATCTAA
- a CDS encoding ThuA domain-containing protein — translation MNWLPSLPTHWLRLLTAAGATAGLYACLNTQKVATQSTGATAPEPVAARPATPRRVLVFSKTKGWKHTSIPFGIAAIQKLGGENNFRVDTTKNADYFNDDSLKHYQAVVFLSTTGNVLNPVQQAAFERYIQAGGGYMGVHAAADTEYDWPWYNKLVGAYFSSHPNNSNVRKATVDVTDKSHVSTAHLPDHWERTDEWYNYRSFYTDLNVLANLDENTYDGGTNGSNHPIAWYHDFDGGRAFYTGGGHEDASFSEPLFVKHLLGGLTYAMGKGEPLNYQKSYAVVMPEENRFTKTVLVNDLNEPMELAITDDGRVFYTERSGNVSVYDTRSRQNKVMHKFAVATKQGFGVQGITVDPNFATNHFLYLYYAPAVESNPVYRLSRFVVSDDNTIDLASEKVVLSIPHEFEASAHHGGSFAWDKEGNLFLSTGDNTNPFPSNGYSPIDERPDHLTLDAQRSAANTNDLRGKILRIRPQADGTYTIPDGNLFPKGTSSQTRPEIYTMGLRNPYRIAVNPKSSVLYWGEIGPDAGKDSTIGPRGYDEFNQAKKPGNHGWPLFIGNSQPYPDLDYATNVAGPRFDANAPVNSSPNNTGLKNLPPANPAMIWYPYAASKEFPELGQGGRSAMAGAFYSYDPNSTAKNKFPEYYNGMLFLFDWMRNWVVVARFDANENYIRNEPFMSGNGDFRRPIDLAFSKDGVMYMLEYGSVYGADNDDARLVKIEYNTGNRAPVARANVIDSAAAAAASARSFLTSDNRFGPAIREAIGQAPLRVKFSGRGTDPDQDDLLTYQWLFDGKTVGATQANTTYTYTQPGVYNAILKVTDQAGTVGMDTIVVKVGNAQPDVAITSPGNKSFFWEGKPFTYAVKVTDKEDKKIDPRRIKVSYAYSAQPNGAPTAGPQQGHQDLAAIGNGSLGKTLIAGSDCKACHTIDKPSVGPTFLAVASRYKGQPGITERLAKKIIEGGGGNWSKDHLMSAHPQIPQQDAQEMVKYIFSLTDERKQSTVPQEGSLALNEHKPDQPRGQYTLVASYTDKGGNVVGPLTGTDVVTLRNAKVRALDADAYVGFPRWGSRLAAGGHKAYLLFKGIDMTGIKSLTYDYSSLNKDGEIEVRLDSYAGPVVSRTAYKPTGDWKTMNQVTSTFDKPITGKHDVYVVVVRREKPTTEIIQLSSVQFNE, via the coding sequence ATGAACTGGTTACCGTCCTTACCTACTCACTGGCTCCGTTTGCTTACCGCTGCAGGCGCTACGGCTGGCCTCTACGCCTGCCTGAATACCCAGAAAGTGGCTACGCAATCAACGGGCGCTACCGCCCCTGAACCCGTAGCGGCACGCCCGGCTACGCCCCGGCGGGTGCTGGTCTTCTCCAAAACAAAAGGCTGGAAACACACCTCGATTCCGTTCGGTATTGCGGCCATTCAGAAACTGGGCGGGGAAAATAACTTTCGGGTCGACACCACGAAAAATGCCGATTATTTCAACGACGACAGCCTGAAGCACTACCAGGCGGTGGTGTTTCTGAGCACCACGGGCAACGTACTGAACCCCGTTCAGCAGGCAGCTTTCGAGCGCTACATCCAGGCGGGGGGCGGCTACATGGGCGTTCACGCTGCTGCCGATACCGAATATGACTGGCCGTGGTATAACAAGCTGGTGGGGGCCTACTTTTCCAGCCACCCCAACAATTCCAATGTCCGCAAGGCAACCGTCGACGTGACCGATAAAAGCCACGTATCGACCGCGCACCTGCCCGACCACTGGGAGCGCACCGACGAATGGTACAACTACCGCTCATTTTATACTGATCTGAACGTGCTAGCCAACCTGGACGAAAACACCTACGACGGGGGGACTAACGGCAGCAATCACCCCATTGCCTGGTACCATGATTTCGACGGGGGACGGGCCTTCTACACCGGTGGCGGGCACGAAGACGCGAGCTTCAGCGAGCCGCTGTTCGTGAAGCACCTGCTGGGTGGGCTGACCTATGCTATGGGCAAAGGCGAGCCCCTCAACTACCAGAAGTCCTACGCAGTGGTGATGCCCGAAGAAAACCGGTTCACCAAGACGGTGCTGGTCAACGACCTCAACGAGCCGATGGAACTGGCCATTACCGACGACGGCCGCGTCTTCTACACCGAGCGCAGCGGCAACGTATCGGTCTACGACACCCGGTCCCGGCAGAACAAGGTCATGCACAAGTTTGCCGTGGCTACCAAGCAGGGCTTCGGGGTGCAGGGCATAACGGTTGATCCAAACTTTGCCACCAACCATTTCCTGTATCTCTATTACGCACCGGCGGTGGAGAGCAACCCGGTTTACCGGCTGTCGCGGTTCGTGGTCAGTGATGACAATACGATCGACCTGGCTTCGGAGAAAGTCGTGCTTAGTATCCCGCACGAGTTTGAGGCCAGCGCCCACCACGGCGGTTCGTTTGCCTGGGACAAGGAAGGGAACCTGTTCCTCTCGACCGGTGATAATACCAACCCGTTCCCTTCCAACGGCTACTCGCCCATCGACGAGCGGCCGGACCACCTGACGCTCGATGCCCAGCGTTCGGCTGCCAATACCAATGATTTGCGGGGTAAGATCCTGCGCATTCGTCCGCAGGCCGACGGTACGTATACTATTCCCGACGGCAACCTCTTCCCCAAAGGCACTAGCTCCCAGACGCGTCCGGAGATCTACACCATGGGACTACGGAACCCCTACCGGATTGCCGTGAACCCGAAATCGTCGGTGTTGTACTGGGGAGAGATCGGGCCGGATGCCGGCAAGGACAGTACCATCGGGCCACGCGGCTACGACGAGTTCAACCAGGCTAAAAAGCCGGGTAACCACGGCTGGCCGCTGTTCATTGGCAACAGCCAGCCCTATCCGGACCTCGATTACGCTACCAACGTAGCCGGCCCGCGTTTCGACGCCAACGCGCCGGTCAACAGTTCGCCCAACAACACCGGACTGAAAAACCTGCCCCCGGCGAACCCGGCTATGATCTGGTATCCCTATGCTGCCTCGAAGGAGTTTCCGGAGCTGGGGCAGGGTGGCCGTAGTGCCATGGCGGGTGCGTTCTATTCGTATGATCCGAATTCGACGGCCAAAAATAAGTTTCCGGAGTATTACAACGGGATGCTGTTCCTGTTCGACTGGATGCGGAACTGGGTCGTGGTGGCCCGCTTCGACGCCAACGAGAACTATATCCGCAACGAGCCGTTCATGTCCGGCAACGGCGACTTCCGGCGACCTATTGATCTGGCGTTCAGTAAGGACGGGGTCATGTATATGCTCGAATATGGTTCGGTGTACGGCGCCGACAATGACGACGCCCGGCTGGTGAAGATCGAGTACAACACCGGCAACCGCGCCCCCGTTGCCCGGGCCAATGTTATCGATTCGGCGGCTGCGGCTGCGGCCAGCGCCCGTTCGTTCCTCACCTCCGACAACCGCTTTGGACCGGCCATCCGCGAAGCCATCGGACAGGCCCCGCTGCGGGTCAAGTTCAGTGGTCGCGGTACCGATCCGGACCAGGACGATTTGCTGACGTATCAGTGGCTGTTCGACGGCAAAACGGTCGGTGCTACGCAGGCTAACACCACGTATACCTACACCCAGCCGGGCGTCTATAACGCCATTCTGAAAGTTACCGACCAGGCTGGTACGGTAGGTATGGATACCATTGTGGTCAAGGTGGGTAACGCGCAGCCGGACGTGGCCATTACATCACCGGGCAACAAGTCGTTTTTCTGGGAGGGTAAGCCCTTTACCTACGCGGTGAAAGTAACCGACAAGGAAGATAAAAAGATCGACCCCAGGCGAATCAAGGTATCTTACGCCTATAGTGCGCAACCTAATGGTGCGCCCACGGCAGGCCCTCAGCAGGGACACCAGGATCTGGCCGCCATTGGCAACGGGTCGCTGGGGAAAACGCTGATCGCCGGTAGCGACTGCAAAGCGTGTCATACCATCGACAAGCCATCCGTAGGGCCTACGTTCCTGGCCGTTGCCAGCCGCTACAAGGGGCAGCCGGGCATTACCGAACGGCTGGCGAAGAAGATCATCGAAGGCGGGGGCGGCAACTGGAGCAAGGACCACCTCATGAGCGCCCACCCGCAGATTCCGCAACAGGACGCGCAGGAGATGGTGAAATATATCTTCTCGCTCACCGACGAGCGCAAGCAGAGTACGGTACCACAGGAAGGAAGCCTGGCGCTGAACGAACACAAGCCCGACCAGCCACGGGGTCAGTACACGCTGGTGGCGTCCTACACCGATAAGGGCGGCAATGTTGTAGGTCCCCTCACGGGTACGGACGTGGTGACGCTGCGTAACGCGAAAGTGAGAGCCCTCGATGCGGACGCCTACGTCGGTTTTCCCCGCTGGGGCAGTCGCCTGGCAGCCGGTGGACACAAGGCCTATCTGCTGTTCAAAGGTATCGATATGACGGGCATCAAATCACTCACCTACGACTATTCGTCGCTCAACAAAGACGGTGAAATCGAAGTGCGGCTCGACTCCTACGCCGGGCCGGTTGTGAGCCGCACGGCCTACAAACCCACGGGCGACTGGAAAACGATGAATCAGGTGACGAGCACGTTCGACAAACCCATTACGGGTAAGCACGACGTGTATGTCGTGGTTGTCCGGCGCGAAAAGCCAACGACGGAAATTATCCAGCTCAGCAGCGTTCAGTTTAACGAATAA
- the thiS gene encoding sulfur carrier protein ThiS: protein MQVNFNSQPVDCPPAGTLLVLLDTLGLSARKGIAVAHNSQIIPRARWGQTLLQENDSITVLQATQGG from the coding sequence ATGCAAGTCAATTTCAATTCCCAACCTGTCGACTGTCCGCCCGCCGGAACGCTGCTGGTACTGCTGGACACCCTCGGTCTGTCGGCCCGAAAAGGTATTGCCGTGGCCCACAACAGCCAGATCATCCCGCGCGCCCGCTGGGGCCAGACGCTTCTCCAGGAAAACGACTCCATTACCGTACTTCAAGCCACTCAGGGAGGATAA